The Tripterygium wilfordii isolate XIE 37 chromosome 17, ASM1340144v1, whole genome shotgun sequence genome has a window encoding:
- the LOC119982847 gene encoding cysteine-rich and transmembrane domain-containing protein WIH2-like: MSYYNQQQPPVGVPPPQGYPPEGYPKDAYPPPGYPPQGYPPQPYPAQGYPPPYAPQYAQPPPQQQSSSTGCLEGCLAALCCCCLLDACF; this comes from the exons ATGAGTTACTACAATCAGCAACAGCCTCCTGTTGGTGTTCCACCACCTCAAG GTTATCCACCGGAAGGATATCCGAAGGACGCGTATCCTCCACCGGGTTACCCACCACAGGGATATCCACCACAGCCTTATCCTGCTCAGGGTTATCCTCCTCCGTATGCTCCGCAGTACGCTCAGCCTCCCCCTCAACAACAGAGCAGCTCTACCGGGTGCTTGGAAGGCTG TTTGGCTGCGCTGTGCTGTTGCTGTCTCCTGGATGCATGCTTCTGA
- the LOC119982021 gene encoding cyclin-D4-1-like isoform X1, producing the protein MSHSPDQSVSCANSLHCGEDAVDLADTSFSDHLPLSADDTAISRFVDIESQFMPRLDYLQRCRDRTVDVTARQDSIKWILKVHTYYHFRPVTALLSVNYLDRFLSSHSLPQANGWPFQLLSVACLSLAAKMEEPHVPLLSDLQLFEPRFVFEPVTIQRMELCVMANLSWRLRSITPFDYLHHFISKLPSCSSSGPGDLTRLLKASTDLILSTTRVIDFLDFAPSTIAAAAVLSIAFGEILDLPEFQFHERVNKVEMVTSCHQLMEEHLIDACPSSGCKYSTADTPTEPLSPVGVLDAAGCGSCDTHSDTPGPGSQAEPEPKRVRSRDHV; encoded by the exons ATGTCACACTCGCCGGACCAATCCGTCTCCTGCGCTAACAGCCTCCACTGCGGCGAGGACGCTGTCGACCTTGCCGACACGTCATTCTCCGACCACCTTCCCTTATCGGCCGATGATACTGCCATTTCTAGATTCGTTGATATTGAATCTCAGTTCATGCCTCGCCTTGACTATCTTCAACGCTGCCGCGATCGGACTGTTGATGTCACCGCCCGCCAGGACTCCATCAAATGGATCTTAAAG GTGCATACATATTACCATTTCAGGCCAGTTACAGCTTTACTCTCCGTCAATTATCTCGACCGTTTCCTCTCCTCTCATTCTCTCCCG CAGGCAAATGGGTGGCCGTTTCAGCTGCTATCAGTGGCGTGCTTGTCTTTAGCGGCCAAAATGGAGGAGCCTCACGTGCCCCTTTTATCAGACCTGCAATTATTCGAACCCAGATTCGTATTCGAACCCGTAACCATTCAAAGAATGGAGTTGTGTGTCATGGCCAATCTTAGTTGGAGACTACGCTCCATCACACCCTTCGATTATCTCCATCATTTCATCTCAAAGCTTCCATCTTGTTCTTCTTCAGGACCCGGCGACCTCACTCGGCTCTTAAAAGCATCAACGGATCTCATTCTCAGTACCACCCGAG TAATTGATTTCTTGGATTTCGCACCATCCACAATCGCAGCGGCCGCCGTGCTATCCATTGCCTTCGGCGAGATTCTGGATTTACCTGAGTTTCAATTTCACGAGAGAGTAAACAAAGTC GAAATGGTGACAAGCTGTCATCAACTCATGGAAGAACATCTGATCGACGCGTGTCCTTCCTCTGGCTGTAAATATTCAACAGCCGACACGCCAACTGAGCCGCTTAGCCCAGTCGGCGTGCTGGACGCGGCTGGCTGTGGAAGCTGCGACACCCATTCCGATACTCCTGGCCCGGGGAGCCAAGCGGAGCCGGAACCGAAGCGTGTTCGGTCGAGGGATCATGTATAG
- the LOC119982021 gene encoding cyclin-D4-1-like isoform X4, whose amino-acid sequence MSHSPDQSVSCANSLHCGEDAVDLADTSFSDHLPLSADDTAISRFVDIESQFMPRLDYLQRCRDRTVDVTARQDSIKWILKVHTYYHFRPVTALLSVNYLDRFLSSHSLPANGWPFQLLSVACLSLAAKMEEPHVPLLSDLQLFEPRFVFEPVTIQRMELCVMANLSWRLRSITPFDYLHHFISKLPSCSSSGPGDLTRLLKASTDLILSTTRVIDFLDFAPSTIAAAAVLSIAFGEILDLPEFQFHERVNKEMVTSCHQLMEEHLIDACPSSGCKYSTADTPTEPLSPVGVLDAAGCGSCDTHSDTPGPGSQAEPEPKRVRSRDHV is encoded by the exons ATGTCACACTCGCCGGACCAATCCGTCTCCTGCGCTAACAGCCTCCACTGCGGCGAGGACGCTGTCGACCTTGCCGACACGTCATTCTCCGACCACCTTCCCTTATCGGCCGATGATACTGCCATTTCTAGATTCGTTGATATTGAATCTCAGTTCATGCCTCGCCTTGACTATCTTCAACGCTGCCGCGATCGGACTGTTGATGTCACCGCCCGCCAGGACTCCATCAAATGGATCTTAAAG GTGCATACATATTACCATTTCAGGCCAGTTACAGCTTTACTCTCCGTCAATTATCTCGACCGTTTCCTCTCCTCTCATTCTCTCCCG GCAAATGGGTGGCCGTTTCAGCTGCTATCAGTGGCGTGCTTGTCTTTAGCGGCCAAAATGGAGGAGCCTCACGTGCCCCTTTTATCAGACCTGCAATTATTCGAACCCAGATTCGTATTCGAACCCGTAACCATTCAAAGAATGGAGTTGTGTGTCATGGCCAATCTTAGTTGGAGACTACGCTCCATCACACCCTTCGATTATCTCCATCATTTCATCTCAAAGCTTCCATCTTGTTCTTCTTCAGGACCCGGCGACCTCACTCGGCTCTTAAAAGCATCAACGGATCTCATTCTCAGTACCACCCGAG TAATTGATTTCTTGGATTTCGCACCATCCACAATCGCAGCGGCCGCCGTGCTATCCATTGCCTTCGGCGAGATTCTGGATTTACCTGAGTTTCAATTTCACGAGAGAGTAAACAAA GAAATGGTGACAAGCTGTCATCAACTCATGGAAGAACATCTGATCGACGCGTGTCCTTCCTCTGGCTGTAAATATTCAACAGCCGACACGCCAACTGAGCCGCTTAGCCCAGTCGGCGTGCTGGACGCGGCTGGCTGTGGAAGCTGCGACACCCATTCCGATACTCCTGGCCCGGGGAGCCAAGCGGAGCCGGAACCGAAGCGTGTTCGGTCGAGGGATCATGTATAG
- the LOC119982252 gene encoding nucleobase-ascorbate transporter 4 isoform X1: MAVGEGAKVDALQPFPVKEQLPGVHFCVSSSPPWPEAILLGFQHYLVMLGTTVMISTIIVPLMGGGNVEKAEVVNTLLFVAGINTLLQTWFGTRLPVVIGGSYAFIIPAISVALSSKYSQYIKPHQRFKESMRALQGALIIGSFLPMVIGFFGFWRIFARFLSPLAAIPLVTLTGLGLYAHGFPQLANCIEVGLPALILVVLLSQYVPFLMKSKVSIFDRFAVLFAVAIVWAYAEILTAAGAYDNRPAKTQISCRTDRSGLISGASWIKVPYPFQWGRPTFNAGNAFAMMAASFVAVVESTGVYIAASRYGSATPVPPSVLSRGIGWQGVGILLDGIFGTGNGSTASVENAGLLGLTQVGSRRVIQISAGFMLFFSVLGKFGAVVASIPLPIVAALYCVLFAYVCSAGLGFLQFCNLNSFRSKFILGFSLFMGLSVPQYFNEYLLISGHGPVHTGSTWFNDVMQVIFSSPATVAIIVAFFLDCTHSIGHSSTRRDSGRHWWEKFRFFDSDTRSAEFYSLPWDLNRFFPSF; this comes from the exons ATGGCGGTGGGTGAGGGAGCGAAGGTGGATGCGCTCCAGCCATTCCCGGTTAAGGAACAACTTCCCGGCGTTCACTTCTGCGTTTCCAGCTCTCCTCCATGGC CCGAGGCTATACTTTTGGGGTTTCAGCACTACCTCGTGATGCTTGGGACTACTGTGATGATTTCCACTATAATTGTGCCTCTGATGGGTGGTGGCAAT GTGGAAAAGGCTGAGGTGGTTAACACTTTGCTTTTTGTTGCTGGGATAAACACACTCCTGCAAACATGGTTTGGTACTCGGCTCCCTGTCGTTATTGGGGGATCTTATGCCTTCATTATCCCTGCCATTTCGGTTGCTTTGTCAAGCAAATACAGTCAATACATTAAACCTCATCAG AGATTTAAGGAATCCATGAGAGCTCTACAAGGAGCATTGATTATTGGGTCATTCTTACCAATGGTGATCGGATTCTTTGGTTTCTGGAGAATTTTTGCGAG GTTTCTTAGCCCTCTTGCTGCCATTCCCCTTGTGACTCTCACTGGACTTGGCCTATATGCACATGGCTTCCCACAA CTAGCGAATTGTATTGAAGTTGGACTCCCAGCACTAATTTTGGTTGTTTTATTATCTCAG TATGTTCCCTTTCTGATGAAATCCAAAGTATCCATATTTGATCGATTTGCAGTCCTCTTTGCGGTTGCTATTGTGTGGGCATATGCGGAGATTTTGACAGCGGCTGGTGCTTATGATAATAGACCTGCAAAAACTCAAATTAGTTGCCGTACTGATCGTTCTGGACTCATTAGTGGTGCTTCTTG GATAAAGGTTCCATACCCATTCCAATGGGGACGTCCCACTTTCAATGCTGGCAATGCATTTGCAATGATGGCTGCTTcttttgttgctgttgttgaG TCTACAGGTGTATATATTGCAGCATCAAGATATGGGAGTGCCACTCCTGTTCCACCTTCTGTACTGAGCCGTGGTATTGGTTGGCAG GGAGTAGGCATATTGCTGGATGGGATATTTGGCACAGGAAATGGCTCCACGGCTTCAGT TGAAAATGCAGGCCTTCTGGGATTAACGCAAGTTGGAAGTCGGAGAGTCATTCAAATATCGGCTGGCttcatgcttttcttttctgtgcTAG GGAAATTTGGGGCTGTTGTTGCTTCTATTCCACTACCAATTGTTGCAGCTCTTTACTGTGTCCTATTTGCATATGTCT GTTCAGCTGGACTTGGTTTTCTCCAATTCTGTAACCTGAATAGTTTCAGGTCAAAGTTCATTCTTGGGTTTTCCCTCTTCATGGGCCTTTCCGTGCCACAATACTTCAACGAATATCTTTTGATTTCTGGTCATGGCCCTGTTCACACTGGTTCCACATGG TTCAATGATGTAATGCAAGTGATTTTCTCATCACCAGCAACTGTGGCTATTATTGTTGCTTTCTTCTTGGACTGCACTCATAGTATTGGACACAGTTCAACTCGACGAGACAGTGGCCGGCATTGGTGGGAAAAGTTCAGGTTTTTCGACTCGGATACCCGCAGTGCTGAGTTCTATTCATTGCCTTGGGACCTTAACAGGTTCTTCCCCTCCTTTTGA
- the LOC119982021 gene encoding cyclin-D4-1-like isoform X2, producing the protein MSHSPDQSVSCANSLHCGEDAVDLADTSFSDHLPLSADDTAISRFVDIESQFMPRLDYLQRCRDRTVDVTARQDSIKWILKVHTYYHFRPVTALLSVNYLDRFLSSHSLPQANGWPFQLLSVACLSLAAKMEEPHVPLLSDLQLFEPRFVFEPVTIQRMELCVMANLSWRLRSITPFDYLHHFISKLPSCSSSGPGDLTRLLKASTDLILSTTRVIDFLDFAPSTIAAAAVLSIAFGEILDLPEFQFHERVNKEMVTSCHQLMEEHLIDACPSSGCKYSTADTPTEPLSPVGVLDAAGCGSCDTHSDTPGPGSQAEPEPKRVRSRDHV; encoded by the exons ATGTCACACTCGCCGGACCAATCCGTCTCCTGCGCTAACAGCCTCCACTGCGGCGAGGACGCTGTCGACCTTGCCGACACGTCATTCTCCGACCACCTTCCCTTATCGGCCGATGATACTGCCATTTCTAGATTCGTTGATATTGAATCTCAGTTCATGCCTCGCCTTGACTATCTTCAACGCTGCCGCGATCGGACTGTTGATGTCACCGCCCGCCAGGACTCCATCAAATGGATCTTAAAG GTGCATACATATTACCATTTCAGGCCAGTTACAGCTTTACTCTCCGTCAATTATCTCGACCGTTTCCTCTCCTCTCATTCTCTCCCG CAGGCAAATGGGTGGCCGTTTCAGCTGCTATCAGTGGCGTGCTTGTCTTTAGCGGCCAAAATGGAGGAGCCTCACGTGCCCCTTTTATCAGACCTGCAATTATTCGAACCCAGATTCGTATTCGAACCCGTAACCATTCAAAGAATGGAGTTGTGTGTCATGGCCAATCTTAGTTGGAGACTACGCTCCATCACACCCTTCGATTATCTCCATCATTTCATCTCAAAGCTTCCATCTTGTTCTTCTTCAGGACCCGGCGACCTCACTCGGCTCTTAAAAGCATCAACGGATCTCATTCTCAGTACCACCCGAG TAATTGATTTCTTGGATTTCGCACCATCCACAATCGCAGCGGCCGCCGTGCTATCCATTGCCTTCGGCGAGATTCTGGATTTACCTGAGTTTCAATTTCACGAGAGAGTAAACAAA GAAATGGTGACAAGCTGTCATCAACTCATGGAAGAACATCTGATCGACGCGTGTCCTTCCTCTGGCTGTAAATATTCAACAGCCGACACGCCAACTGAGCCGCTTAGCCCAGTCGGCGTGCTGGACGCGGCTGGCTGTGGAAGCTGCGACACCCATTCCGATACTCCTGGCCCGGGGAGCCAAGCGGAGCCGGAACCGAAGCGTGTTCGGTCGAGGGATCATGTATAG
- the LOC119982252 gene encoding nucleobase-ascorbate transporter 4 isoform X2, protein MAVGEGAKVDALQPFPVKEQLPGVHFCVSSSPPWPEAILLGFQHYLVMLGTTVMISTIIVPLMGGGNVEKAEVVNTLLFVAGINTLLQTWFGTRLPVVIGGSYAFIIPAISVALSSKYSQYIKPHQRFKESMRALQGALIIGSFLPMVIGFFGFWRIFARFLSPLAAIPLVTLTGLGLYAHGFPQLANCIEVGLPALILVVLLSQYVPFLMKSKVSIFDRFAVLFAVAIVWAYAEILTAAGAYDNRPAKTQISCRTDRSGLISGASWIKVPYPFQWGRPTFNAGNAFAMMAASFVAVVESTGVYIAASRYGSATPVPPSVLSRGIGWQGVGILLDGIFGTGNGSTASVENAGLLGLTQVGSRRVIQISAGFMLFFSVLGKFGAVVASIPLPIVAALYCVLFAYVFQ, encoded by the exons ATGGCGGTGGGTGAGGGAGCGAAGGTGGATGCGCTCCAGCCATTCCCGGTTAAGGAACAACTTCCCGGCGTTCACTTCTGCGTTTCCAGCTCTCCTCCATGGC CCGAGGCTATACTTTTGGGGTTTCAGCACTACCTCGTGATGCTTGGGACTACTGTGATGATTTCCACTATAATTGTGCCTCTGATGGGTGGTGGCAAT GTGGAAAAGGCTGAGGTGGTTAACACTTTGCTTTTTGTTGCTGGGATAAACACACTCCTGCAAACATGGTTTGGTACTCGGCTCCCTGTCGTTATTGGGGGATCTTATGCCTTCATTATCCCTGCCATTTCGGTTGCTTTGTCAAGCAAATACAGTCAATACATTAAACCTCATCAG AGATTTAAGGAATCCATGAGAGCTCTACAAGGAGCATTGATTATTGGGTCATTCTTACCAATGGTGATCGGATTCTTTGGTTTCTGGAGAATTTTTGCGAG GTTTCTTAGCCCTCTTGCTGCCATTCCCCTTGTGACTCTCACTGGACTTGGCCTATATGCACATGGCTTCCCACAA CTAGCGAATTGTATTGAAGTTGGACTCCCAGCACTAATTTTGGTTGTTTTATTATCTCAG TATGTTCCCTTTCTGATGAAATCCAAAGTATCCATATTTGATCGATTTGCAGTCCTCTTTGCGGTTGCTATTGTGTGGGCATATGCGGAGATTTTGACAGCGGCTGGTGCTTATGATAATAGACCTGCAAAAACTCAAATTAGTTGCCGTACTGATCGTTCTGGACTCATTAGTGGTGCTTCTTG GATAAAGGTTCCATACCCATTCCAATGGGGACGTCCCACTTTCAATGCTGGCAATGCATTTGCAATGATGGCTGCTTcttttgttgctgttgttgaG TCTACAGGTGTATATATTGCAGCATCAAGATATGGGAGTGCCACTCCTGTTCCACCTTCTGTACTGAGCCGTGGTATTGGTTGGCAG GGAGTAGGCATATTGCTGGATGGGATATTTGGCACAGGAAATGGCTCCACGGCTTCAGT TGAAAATGCAGGCCTTCTGGGATTAACGCAAGTTGGAAGTCGGAGAGTCATTCAAATATCGGCTGGCttcatgcttttcttttctgtgcTAG GGAAATTTGGGGCTGTTGTTGCTTCTATTCCACTACCAATTGTTGCAGCTCTTTACTGTGTCCTATTTGCATATGTCT TTCAATGA
- the LOC119982021 gene encoding cyclin-D4-1-like isoform X3 produces the protein MSHSPDQSVSCANSLHCGEDAVDLADTSFSDHLPLSADDTAISRFVDIESQFMPRLDYLQRCRDRTVDVTARQDSIKWILKVHTYYHFRPVTALLSVNYLDRFLSSHSLPANGWPFQLLSVACLSLAAKMEEPHVPLLSDLQLFEPRFVFEPVTIQRMELCVMANLSWRLRSITPFDYLHHFISKLPSCSSSGPGDLTRLLKASTDLILSTTRVIDFLDFAPSTIAAAAVLSIAFGEILDLPEFQFHERVNKVEMVTSCHQLMEEHLIDACPSSGCKYSTADTPTEPLSPVGVLDAAGCGSCDTHSDTPGPGSQAEPEPKRVRSRDHV, from the exons ATGTCACACTCGCCGGACCAATCCGTCTCCTGCGCTAACAGCCTCCACTGCGGCGAGGACGCTGTCGACCTTGCCGACACGTCATTCTCCGACCACCTTCCCTTATCGGCCGATGATACTGCCATTTCTAGATTCGTTGATATTGAATCTCAGTTCATGCCTCGCCTTGACTATCTTCAACGCTGCCGCGATCGGACTGTTGATGTCACCGCCCGCCAGGACTCCATCAAATGGATCTTAAAG GTGCATACATATTACCATTTCAGGCCAGTTACAGCTTTACTCTCCGTCAATTATCTCGACCGTTTCCTCTCCTCTCATTCTCTCCCG GCAAATGGGTGGCCGTTTCAGCTGCTATCAGTGGCGTGCTTGTCTTTAGCGGCCAAAATGGAGGAGCCTCACGTGCCCCTTTTATCAGACCTGCAATTATTCGAACCCAGATTCGTATTCGAACCCGTAACCATTCAAAGAATGGAGTTGTGTGTCATGGCCAATCTTAGTTGGAGACTACGCTCCATCACACCCTTCGATTATCTCCATCATTTCATCTCAAAGCTTCCATCTTGTTCTTCTTCAGGACCCGGCGACCTCACTCGGCTCTTAAAAGCATCAACGGATCTCATTCTCAGTACCACCCGAG TAATTGATTTCTTGGATTTCGCACCATCCACAATCGCAGCGGCCGCCGTGCTATCCATTGCCTTCGGCGAGATTCTGGATTTACCTGAGTTTCAATTTCACGAGAGAGTAAACAAAGTC GAAATGGTGACAAGCTGTCATCAACTCATGGAAGAACATCTGATCGACGCGTGTCCTTCCTCTGGCTGTAAATATTCAACAGCCGACACGCCAACTGAGCCGCTTAGCCCAGTCGGCGTGCTGGACGCGGCTGGCTGTGGAAGCTGCGACACCCATTCCGATACTCCTGGCCCGGGGAGCCAAGCGGAGCCGGAACCGAAGCGTGTTCGGTCGAGGGATCATGTATAG